In one window of Paraburkholderia sp. BL10I2N1 DNA:
- a CDS encoding efflux transporter outer membrane subunit, producing the protein MRATAFARLLAPLLVLTLNGCLLGPDYVRPKVDVPANFRFTIQETTDTANTAWWEQFQDPVLNDLIAAALADNLDVKVAAARVEEFRGQFVSTRSGLFPQVGANFDASRQRATEVGATPIPAGVSPVYNLFDASVSASWEIDLFGRIRRETEAARANLLASEEGRRGTILTLVASVASSYINLRSLDRQLEIAKATVESRADSVHVFTLRFHGGEVSQMELAQSQSEYQAALATIPQLESQIAVQEDALAVLLGRNPEPIVRGRELDALAAPTIPAGLPSDLLERRPDVLQAEQNLVAENALIGAARALYFPSISLTGLFGSVSTEFSKLFTGPARVWSFAGSVSLPIFTGGNIAGQVHQAEARQQEALFSYRKAIQVAFQEVADALITLQKSREQLSVQADQVTSLTTYAHLARLRYEGGYTSYIEVLDAERSLFNAQLTYAQTQGAELTSFVSLYKAMGGGWVVKAEEMTQPPAPAQPVAGVPASEAQP; encoded by the coding sequence ATGCGTGCAACGGCATTCGCGCGCCTTCTCGCACCGCTCCTCGTGCTCACATTGAATGGCTGTCTGCTCGGACCGGACTACGTGCGGCCCAAGGTCGATGTGCCGGCCAACTTCCGCTTCACCATTCAGGAGACAACCGACACCGCCAACACCGCGTGGTGGGAGCAGTTTCAGGATCCCGTCCTCAATGACCTGATTGCCGCTGCGCTCGCCGATAACCTCGACGTCAAGGTTGCCGCCGCACGCGTCGAAGAATTTCGCGGCCAGTTCGTGAGTACCCGTTCCGGGTTGTTTCCCCAGGTCGGGGCGAACTTCGATGCTTCACGTCAGCGCGCGACGGAGGTCGGGGCGACGCCAATACCGGCCGGTGTCAGTCCGGTCTACAACCTGTTCGACGCGTCCGTGTCGGCATCGTGGGAAATCGATCTGTTCGGTCGGATCCGGCGCGAGACCGAAGCGGCGCGGGCGAACCTGCTGGCGAGCGAAGAGGGCCGCCGCGGGACGATCCTCACGCTGGTGGCTTCGGTCGCTTCGTCCTATATCAATCTGCGCAGCCTCGACCGGCAGCTCGAAATCGCGAAAGCCACCGTTGAGAGCCGGGCCGATTCGGTCCACGTGTTCACGCTGCGCTTCCACGGCGGCGAAGTATCGCAGATGGAACTGGCGCAGAGCCAGTCCGAATATCAGGCGGCGCTGGCCACCATTCCGCAGCTCGAATCTCAGATCGCGGTGCAGGAAGACGCACTTGCCGTGCTGCTCGGACGCAACCCCGAGCCCATCGTGCGTGGTCGGGAACTGGATGCACTAGCCGCGCCTACGATTCCCGCCGGTTTGCCGTCCGATCTCCTCGAACGCCGTCCGGACGTGCTGCAGGCCGAGCAGAACCTGGTGGCGGAAAACGCACTGATCGGTGCCGCGCGTGCGTTGTATTTTCCGTCGATCTCGCTGACGGGGCTGTTCGGCTCGGTCAGCACGGAATTCTCGAAGCTCTTCACCGGGCCGGCTCGCGTGTGGTCGTTTGCCGGTTCGGTATCGCTGCCGATCTTCACCGGCGGCAACATCGCAGGGCAGGTCCACCAGGCGGAGGCGCGTCAACAGGAAGCGCTCTTCTCCTATCGGAAGGCGATCCAGGTTGCGTTCCAGGAAGTCGCGGATGCGCTCATCACCCTGCAGAAGTCACGCGAGCAACTGAGCGTGCAGGCCGACCAGGTGACCTCGCTCACAACCTACGCGCACCTGGCGCGGCTGCGCTACGAAGGCGGGTATACGAGCTACATCGAGGTGCTCGACGCCGAGCGGAGTCTGTTTAACGCGCAGTTGACCTATGCGCAGACACAGGGTGCCGAGCTGACGTCATTCGTTAGCCTGTACAAGGCGATGGGCGGCGGCTGGGTCGTCAAGGCGGAGGAGATGACGCAGCCGCCGGCTCCTGCCCAGCCGGTGGCGGGTGTGCCGGCATCGGAGGCTCAGCCATGA
- a CDS encoding AI-2E family transporter encodes MLPTPTAPRTLSRDLLDALIRAGLIAVLAVFCFRVFVPFLNLMVWALILAITLYPLQVRLRSRFANKEGMVATLIILVSFVIILVPTYLLGVAVADSIERGMEIFKSGSFRIPPPAESIASWPLVGHRVYDFWQQASTDLTGLAQRFAPQLKDFGLALLGTVTGLSAGLLIFFVALIVAGIFMAHGETGYNSAVQIFSRISGPENGVQIADLCTSTIRAVAQGVVGIAFIQMLLIGVAFIVMGIPGAGLLALAVLLIGIMQLPATLITVPVIIFVIVTEGVSTGTIVFSVYVFIAGLADNVLKPLLLGRGVAVPMPVVLIGALGGMVTGGVIGLFIGPVMLAVGYQLFWRWVRDQPERQSVEEQKQS; translated from the coding sequence ATGCTGCCCACCCCGACTGCCCCCAGGACACTTTCCCGAGACTTGCTCGACGCGTTGATCCGTGCAGGGCTGATTGCCGTTCTGGCCGTGTTCTGTTTCCGGGTCTTCGTACCATTCCTCAACCTGATGGTCTGGGCGCTGATCCTCGCGATCACGCTTTATCCGTTGCAGGTCAGACTCCGAAGCCGATTCGCCAACAAGGAAGGTATGGTCGCCACCCTGATCATCCTTGTCTCGTTTGTCATCATTCTCGTGCCGACGTATTTGCTGGGCGTCGCCGTAGCCGACTCGATCGAGAGAGGGATGGAGATCTTCAAGAGCGGCAGCTTCCGTATTCCACCGCCTGCCGAATCGATCGCCAGCTGGCCGCTGGTCGGTCATCGCGTGTATGACTTCTGGCAGCAAGCCTCGACGGATCTCACCGGTCTCGCGCAGCGGTTTGCACCGCAACTCAAGGACTTCGGCCTCGCCTTGCTCGGCACTGTCACCGGCCTTAGCGCGGGGCTGCTGATTTTCTTCGTCGCCCTGATCGTCGCGGGCATTTTCATGGCACATGGCGAGACAGGCTACAACAGCGCGGTGCAGATCTTCTCGCGTATCTCCGGTCCTGAGAACGGCGTGCAAATTGCCGATCTGTGCACGTCCACCATCCGCGCGGTCGCCCAGGGCGTGGTCGGTATTGCGTTCATCCAGATGTTGCTGATTGGCGTCGCGTTTATCGTCATGGGTATTCCCGGCGCGGGTTTGCTCGCGCTCGCCGTGCTGCTGATCGGCATCATGCAGTTGCCCGCCACGCTGATCACGGTTCCCGTCATCATCTTCGTGATCGTCACGGAGGGGGTCAGCACGGGGACGATTGTCTTCTCGGTCTATGTTTTCATCGCGGGTCTGGCAGATAACGTGCTCAAACCCTTGCTGCTCGGCCGTGGCGTCGCGGTGCCGATGCCCGTGGTGCTGATCGGCGCGCTCGGCGGCATGGTGACGGGTGGCGTGATCGGCCTCTTCATCGGTCCCGTCATGCTCGCGGTGGGTTATCAGCTGTTCTGGCGCTGGGTGAGAGACCAGCCGGAGCGCCAGAGCGTCGAGGAACAAAAGCAGTCCTGA
- a CDS encoding PqiC family protein, whose product MTRTALVILVVLSGVLLGACGSSPTASFYTLKSDAALAPMVSTAPAKPVQVVISAVTIPGVVDRPQIVTLVGDNQVALDEFARWGEPLKANIARAIAGDLARLLGSDRVSVFDAGMDPANTWRVRVDVMRFDATPGEAVTIEALWALVAPGKSVPVVGRSLVRQQMDGHGNDALVSAADRALGAVSHDIAAVIQAGSPQ is encoded by the coding sequence GTGACGCGCACTGCTCTGGTCATCCTCGTCGTGCTCTCAGGCGTGTTGCTGGGCGCCTGCGGCAGTTCGCCGACGGCGAGCTTCTACACGCTGAAGTCCGATGCCGCACTGGCGCCGATGGTGTCGACGGCGCCGGCTAAGCCTGTCCAGGTCGTGATCAGTGCGGTGACCATCCCCGGCGTGGTCGATCGGCCCCAGATTGTGACCCTTGTGGGCGACAACCAGGTGGCGCTCGACGAATTCGCCCGGTGGGGTGAACCGCTCAAGGCAAACATCGCGCGTGCGATTGCCGGCGATCTCGCCAGGTTGCTGGGATCGGACCGCGTATCGGTATTCGATGCGGGCATGGATCCGGCCAATACATGGCGCGTAAGGGTGGACGTGATGCGTTTTGATGCGACGCCCGGTGAGGCGGTGACGATCGAGGCATTGTGGGCACTGGTTGCGCCGGGCAAATCGGTACCCGTCGTCGGGAGGTCGCTTGTCCGCCAGCAGATGGACGGGCACGGCAACGACGCCCTGGTGTCGGCGGCCGACAGGGCGCTTGGTGCGGTGAGCCACGATATAGCCGCGGTCATTCAGGCGGGCTCGCCTCAATAG
- a CDS encoding paraquat-inducible protein A, producing the protein MNRAGLLACHECDLLQLDAEVPEGGVLRCRRCHGELYRNRANALDRAFALALGASVLLLIANAYPIVGLSVNGTVVETTLIGAVVVLYKDGMWPLAGLVFATTVLTPFLQAASILWMLVPLRLNRVPWGAAPVFRLSRVIQPWGMTEVLILGLLVALVKLAHIASVVVDVGLWSFGALMLVLAAAAASFDSRELWARIATLQHTGGQPHDARPVLHDWVSASECGLVQCHDCGLLAKVPAHAHELRCPRCGASMHRRKADSLTRTWALLFAAMVLYVPANALPVMYTSSLFGAQKDTILSGVVYLWTSGSWPLALVVFIASIAVPMLKIIAIAFLAISTRLHSSWSPEQRTRIYRVVELVGRWSMLDIYVITMLVALVQFKALATIQAGPAAIAFGAVVVLTMFAAMSFDPRLIWDAAKQDHVRSPETS; encoded by the coding sequence ATGAACCGCGCCGGCCTTCTTGCATGCCATGAATGCGACCTGCTGCAGTTGGATGCAGAGGTTCCCGAAGGGGGCGTGCTGCGTTGTCGACGCTGTCATGGGGAGCTTTACCGCAATCGCGCCAACGCGCTCGACCGTGCGTTTGCGCTTGCGCTGGGGGCGAGCGTGCTGCTGCTGATCGCCAACGCGTATCCGATTGTCGGGCTGTCGGTGAACGGCACGGTGGTCGAGACGACCCTGATTGGGGCAGTAGTCGTGCTCTACAAGGACGGGATGTGGCCGCTCGCGGGGCTCGTCTTCGCCACCACGGTGCTCACCCCTTTTCTGCAGGCCGCGTCGATCCTGTGGATGCTGGTGCCGTTGCGGCTGAACCGCGTGCCCTGGGGGGCTGCGCCCGTGTTCCGGCTGTCTCGCGTCATCCAGCCGTGGGGCATGACCGAGGTGCTGATCCTTGGCCTGCTGGTTGCGCTCGTCAAGCTGGCCCACATCGCCAGCGTCGTGGTCGACGTCGGACTGTGGTCGTTCGGCGCGCTGATGCTGGTGCTCGCCGCCGCGGCTGCGTCGTTCGATTCACGCGAACTGTGGGCGCGCATCGCTACGCTGCAGCATACCGGTGGCCAGCCGCACGACGCGCGCCCTGTGCTGCATGACTGGGTGAGCGCGTCGGAGTGCGGGCTGGTTCAGTGTCATGACTGCGGCTTGCTGGCGAAGGTGCCCGCGCACGCGCATGAACTGCGCTGTCCTCGCTGCGGTGCCTCGATGCATCGCCGCAAGGCGGATAGCCTGACGCGCACGTGGGCGTTGCTGTTCGCCGCGATGGTGCTATACGTGCCGGCCAATGCCTTGCCGGTGATGTACACCAGTTCGCTGTTCGGCGCCCAGAAGGATACGATCCTGAGCGGCGTCGTCTACCTGTGGACGTCCGGTTCGTGGCCACTCGCGCTCGTGGTGTTCATCGCGAGCATCGCGGTCCCGATGCTGAAGATTATCGCCATCGCCTTCCTGGCGATCTCGACCCGGCTTCACTCCTCCTGGAGCCCCGAACAGCGCACGCGCATCTACCGGGTGGTCGAACTGGTCGGGCGCTGGTCGATGCTCGATATCTACGTCATTACGATGCTGGTCGCTCTCGTCCAGTTCAAGGCGCTGGCTACCATCCAGGCGGGTCCTGCCGCCATTGCGTTCGGCGCCGTCGTCGTGCTGACGATGTTCGCCGCCATGTCGTTCGACCCGCGCCTCATCTGGGACGCAGCGAAGCAAGATCATGTCCGATCCCCGGAAACCTCCTGA
- a CDS encoding MlaD family protein, with protein sequence MSDPRKPPDLPDLPEAIPAPRARWRFQVVWLVPIVAVLIGGWLAVKSVLEQGPTITITFKTGEGLEAGKTKIKFKDVDIGVIKGVTLSKDHKHVVATAEVVKDASDLLVDDTHFWVVRPRISGGTVSGLGTLLSGSFVGMDAGASPKARDKFTGLEIPPVIASDVPGRDFVLKSPDMGSLDVGTPIFYRRLQVGQITSFSLDPDGRSVTLHAFINAPYDRFVRPDTRFWHASGVDVALDTDGVRVNMQSIASILIGGVAFDTPDHSIDQPPAAVGTTFTLFGRFVDAMKRHDRIVTRYVAEFTDSVRGLTIGAPLDFRGITVGEVTGIYTRFSRETRKLSIVVEVAYYPERFTNRYESGPTGGPAVETENAHEFADYLVARGMRLQLRTGNLLTGQLYLAIDFFPDAPKAKIDWSKDPAEFPTVPGTLQTLQDSMSRLMTKLNTIPFDAIGKNTQQALQSANALLTHVDKDIVPPAKDTLNAAHGVMNSANSALQPDSELQQNVSDAMGQLAQTAAAVRTLADYLERHPEALVRGKSENKP encoded by the coding sequence ATGTCCGATCCCCGGAAACCTCCTGACCTGCCCGATCTCCCTGAAGCCATACCCGCGCCACGCGCGCGCTGGCGGTTCCAGGTGGTATGGCTCGTGCCGATCGTCGCCGTCCTGATCGGCGGGTGGCTCGCCGTCAAGTCGGTCCTCGAACAGGGGCCGACGATCACCATTACATTCAAGACCGGAGAAGGACTGGAGGCAGGCAAGACGAAGATCAAGTTCAAGGACGTCGATATCGGAGTCATCAAGGGAGTGACCCTCTCGAAAGATCACAAGCATGTGGTTGCAACCGCGGAGGTCGTCAAGGATGCGTCGGATCTGCTCGTCGACGACACGCATTTCTGGGTCGTGCGTCCGCGCATCTCAGGCGGCACGGTGTCAGGCCTCGGGACACTCCTGTCCGGCTCGTTCGTCGGCATGGACGCGGGAGCCTCGCCGAAGGCGCGCGACAAATTCACCGGCCTTGAGATTCCACCTGTGATTGCGAGCGATGTACCCGGCCGGGATTTCGTGCTCAAAAGCCCGGACATGGGCTCGCTGGATGTCGGCACGCCGATTTTTTACCGCCGGCTGCAGGTGGGACAGATCACGTCCTTCAGTCTCGATCCGGACGGCAGGAGCGTAACGTTGCACGCCTTCATCAATGCGCCCTATGACAGGTTCGTCAGACCCGATACGCGCTTCTGGCATGCGAGCGGGGTGGACGTGGCGCTCGATACCGACGGCGTGCGGGTCAACATGCAATCGATCGCGTCGATCCTTATTGGTGGCGTCGCATTCGACACGCCGGATCATTCGATCGACCAGCCGCCAGCCGCGGTGGGGACCACCTTCACGTTGTTCGGGCGCTTTGTTGATGCCATGAAGCGCCACGACCGCATCGTCACCCGGTACGTCGCGGAATTCACCGATTCGGTACGTGGATTGACGATCGGCGCGCCGCTCGATTTTCGCGGAATCACGGTTGGCGAGGTAACCGGCATCTATACCCGATTCTCCCGCGAAACCAGGAAGCTGAGTATCGTGGTTGAAGTCGCATACTATCCCGAACGCTTCACGAACCGGTATGAGAGCGGCCCGACCGGCGGCCCGGCCGTCGAGACGGAGAACGCGCACGAATTTGCGGATTATCTGGTCGCAAGGGGCATGCGCCTTCAATTGAGGACCGGCAACCTGCTGACCGGTCAGCTTTATCTTGCCATCGACTTTTTCCCGGATGCGCCGAAAGCGAAAATCGACTGGAGCAAGGATCCAGCTGAATTTCCGACCGTTCCAGGCACACTGCAAACCCTTCAGGATTCCATGTCGCGCCTGATGACGAAACTGAATACGATTCCGTTCGACGCGATCGGCAAGAACACGCAACAGGCCCTGCAGAGCGCCAATGCGTTGCTCACCCATGTCGACAAGGATATTGTGCCTCCAGCGAAGGACACCCTGAATGCCGCACATGGGGTGATGAATTCGGCCAACAGTGCCCTGCAGCCGGATTCCGAACTGCAGCAGAACGTTTCCGATGCTATGGGCCAACTGGCGCAGACGGCCGCCGCCGTCCGCACGCTGGCGGACTACCTCGAACGACATCCTGAGGCACTCGTACGCGGCAAGTCGGAGAACAAACCGTGA